The genomic window GTTGTGCGATCGCGTGCCGCTGTTTCGATTGCGGCACGTTTTGGAGTCGCAGACCAGGTGGTTCCGCCGTTGATCCTCCTGGCTTTGCTTTGCCTAGCCTCGGGTTGCACTTCGACACGGTACGTTTCGAGCCGATCCGTTCGCGAGAACCCGCTGACCAACAGCTTGAAATTGGTCACCTTTCGCGGTCCCGAGGTCAGCGAGCGGACCTGGCACACGCTGAATCGGTTTGGGTTGGCAGATCAATACACTCAGGATCACCAAAAGTGTTTCGAGCAAATTCGCCAAGCGATCACCCACTCGCCTGATTCCGAACTGGTCTACGCGCTGAGCGAATTGTCTTATGTCGAAGGCAAAAAGGCGGAGCGGAGCGGTGATCTGCTGCATGCATTGAATCACTACGGAATCGCCTTAACGAATTCTTACGACTATCTGTTCAGCGAAGACCTTCAAATCACACGAAACGCCTTCGACCCTCAATTTCGAGCGGCTTGTGATCTCTACAACGAATCGCTCGAAGATACGCTTCGCATTCTGTGTAGCGAGCATCGCATTGAACCGGGCAGCACGTATACCATTTCGACCCCCGATCGTGAGTTCATCGTCCGCACGGAAATGCGGGGCAAATGGAAGCCTGAGGAGTTCGATCGTTACGAGTTTGTCAGCGATTTCGATATCGAGACACTCAACAATCGTCACACCACTTACGGGTTAGGCGTTCCCTTGATCGCAGTCCGAAAACCGGCTGCAAAAGACGATTCACGCGAGCGGTACTATCCCACCGGACTGAGCTATGCCGTTTCGGCGATGATGCGATGTTCCCCCGGCATCGGCGGACGACGCGTCGGCGAATCGCCGACATGCGTGCTCGAATTCTTTGATCCACTCGAAGCCAACCAAATTGAAATTGCCAAGCAGTGGGTACCGCTGGAAACCGACCTCACGACTCCGCTAGCTTATTTCCTCGACAGTCCTGAATTCCGCAAACGCAATCATGCAACCGAAGGCTTGCTTGACCCCGATGGGTCTCAGGAACGGCGTGGCGTTTACATGCTCGAACCGTACGACCCCAATCGCATCCCCGTGTTGATGGTGCACGGGCTGTGGTCGAGTCCGCTGACGTGGATGGACATGTTCAATGACTTGAGGAGCTTTCCGGAAATCCGTGAACGCTACCAATTTTGGTTTTATTTGTATCCGACCGGCCAACCGTTTTGGATTAGCGCCCAACAGTTGCGGAAAGACTTAGCCGCGATGCGAGAATCCTTTGACCCAGGAGGCCGAGATCGCGCCGTCGATCAAATGGTCTTGGTAGGGCACAGCATGGGAGGACTCGTCAGCCGTTTGCAAACGATGGAAAGCGGAAACGATTTCTGGAAAATCGTCAGCGACCACCCCGCCGACGAGATGAAGGGAACGCAAGCGGACCGCGTCAAATTGGTGAGCACATTGTTCTTCAAACCGAATCAATCCGTTGGCCGCGTGATTACCATCGGCACTCCGCACCGGGGCAGCGATTTCTCGAACGATTACACGCAGTGGTTAGCCCGAAAATTCATCAAATTGCCTCAGATGTTCGTCTCCACCGGCCAGCGTTTGACACGCGAAAACCCCGATTTCTTTCGTGACACCAAACTGCTAACGGCGGTCAACGCCGTCGACTCGCTCTCGCCAAAATCACCGATCTTCCCCGTCATGTTACGGGCGAAAAAGTCCCCGAACGTCAAATTTCATAACATCATCGGCGTCCTAGAAAAGCCGTCGCTGTTGGGTCCCAAGTCTCGCAAAAATGATGGGGTCGTTGAATATGCCAGCGCTCACATGGACGACGTGGAAAGCGAAATCACGGTCGATGCGGAACACACTCAAATTCACATGACCGGAAAAGCAATTTTCGAAGTGCGACGCATCCTGCTTGAACACCTTCAAGAAGTCGATGCCAACGATCGAATTGCCATTCAACCGGATGAAGTCATGCGACCGGGGATGGATGCGTACCGGCGTTGATTGGATCGCGGGTTCTAGTGGGCCAGTTTAATCGTGGGCCAGATAACTCGTGGGCCAGATAACTCGTGAGCCCATGGCATGAACCGTTGGACTTCATCCGCGGACGACGCGCCGCCAGCCCGTTATTGAGCAATGCCCACGTTCACATCGGTCTGCAAAAACGCAGCCAAGGGAGCGACATTCTTGTGCACCTTGTTGCCCGCCACAGGCAGACGAGTCATATAAACCTTCGACTCCGCTAACGTGCCCACGCGATTAACTTCGTTGGCGTTGGATTCGCGACTCGCAGCGACATTTTCCTTTTTGACGACATGTTTTTTTGAACGCCCCGTGACGAGGGTGGGGTGTGCAAAGGCTTCCTCACGCTCACTCAACGGACGTTCGACATTAGCCTCCGCCGCATCATGCGATTCAAGCTCAGCGCGAATCACCCGAATCTCTCGGGGGGCGTCGATACCGATGCGAACCGTATTCCCTTGAACTCGAATCAGGGTGATGGTGATGTCGTTTCCGATTTGGATCTTTTCATCAAGCTTGCGTGTTAAAACCAACATGGCAGTGTCCTTTGCGTGTGAATTCTTCTTCGAGGTTAATTTGGCGTGACCCAGCGGTAGCGACCCTTGAAGGTTTACTCCGCCTTGGCAACGAAAGAGTGTTAATGCACGGACCGTGCCAAAACGCAAAAGAAAGCGACAACAAACACCGCAAACGGTTAACCACAAAGAGGTTAAGGAAAAAACAGATTGCTGACCCACGCATCATCGAAGACGTACCTCCGTAGGATTTACAATGTCTTTGTAGAATGGCCGCATGTTCGACACAGCCACTGGACCGGCACGAAAACGGCGCTCGGTACGAAAGATTTCGGTCTTGAGTCAAACTCGGAATTTTTCTTATCTTCCGCCACGAAGGCACGATCGCCAGAGAATGCAGTTGTATGCTGCTCGAGTTTCGTTCTCGGCGATGTTAACGTTCAAGTCGGCTCAAAGGAGTGACCGCCATGCCACTATCTTCCCATCAACTCAAGCCGTGGATGCTTTCCCTGCTTCGCGTCGGTCTTTATCTGACCCTATTGCTGAGCGTCATCCCGGCACTTTTTGACCAAGCCGCTACGGCGCAAGAGACTGCCAACGATGTCGTGGCGGTCGTCAATGCCGACCCGATTACTCGCAAAACGCTTAACGAAGAATCACTTCGTCGTTATGGGCATGACGTTCTCGAAAACATGGTCAACCGCCATTTGATCATGCAAGCCTGTAAGACGCATGGCATCGAGGTCACCTCGACCGAAGTTCGCGAAGAAATCGGCCGCATCGCTTCCAAGTTTGGGTTGTCGATGCAAAGTTACCTGCAACTGTTGCAAGAAGAACGTGACATCCAACCCGACCAATACAGTCGCGAAATCGTCTGGCCGATGTTGGCTTTGCGTCGCCTCGTCGCAAACCGAGTGCAAGTCAGCGAAGAAGAATTCAACCAAGCGTTCCTGTCTCAGTTTGGCGAAGCGGTGAAATGCCGACTGATCATGAAGGCCAGCAAAGCGGACGCCGAATCGCTGCGTCAACAAGCCATCGCGAATCCCGATCGCTTTGCCCAATTGGCCAAAGAACACAGCGAAGACGAATCCAGTGCGAGTGTCGGCGGTTTGATTCCCCCGATCCGCCGCTACACCGGCGATTCACGCTTAGAAGACGCTGCGTTTGCATTGCAGAACAATGAAGTTTCGCCAGTGCTACAACTCGGGGACCAATGGATTGTGATTCAAGCGGTCCGTCGCTTGCCCGAGACCACGCCGAGCCCGCAAGCGATGCCTAGCATTCGCGAACAGATTAACGATCGAATCCGTGACAAAAAGATGCGTGGCGCTGCGACTCAGTTGTTCGCCCAACTCCAAAGCGAAGCCCAAGTGGTGATGGTTTTTGGTGACGCCGAGAAGACACAACAACATCCTGGTGTGGCTGCGATCATCAATGGCCAACAAGTCAGCCTCGCTGCGGTTGCCGCCGAATGCACCAAACGTCATGGAACCGAGGTGCTCGAAGGCGAAATCAATCGCAAACTACTCGCCCAAGCGCTCAAAAAAGCCAAGACCGAAGTGACCGACGCTGACTTGCAACACGAAGTACAACGTGCCGCTGGGAGCTTTGGCTTTCTCACACCTCAGGGCCAACCCGACGTCGATGCCTGGATGGCATCGGTCACCTCCGATGGCACCACCACCCGTGATCTGTACCTGCGGGACGCAGTCTGGCCGAGTGTCGCTTTAAAGAAACTCGTCGAAGACTCCGTTTCACTCAGCGATCAAGACATCCAACAAGGGTTCGAGTCTTCCTACGGACCGCGAGTCGAAGTGCTAGCGATTGTGTTGTCGGATCAACGCACGGCTCAGAAAGTTTGGGAGATGGCACGTGACAACGCGACCGATGCATTCTTCGGAAAATTGGCCGAACAATACAGCGTCGAACCCGTTTCGGCGAGCAACATGGGCAAAGTCCCACCGATTCGTAAACACAGCGGTCAACCTGCGATTGAGCGAGAAGCGTTTGCGATGAAACCAGGTGACCTGAGCGGAATTGTGGTGACGGGCGACAAGTACATCATCATGCGATGCCAAGGCTACACCGAGCCGGTGGTCAAGAAACTCGAAGACGTTCGCTCGGAACTGGTACGCGATCTGTCGGAGAAAAAGTTGAACATGGCCATGAATATCCGCTTTGACGAACTCAAATCGGCTGCCGAAATCGATAACTTCTTCGTCGCGACGAAGGCACTCCCCCGAATGGCAACAGCTCCCGCCGAGCCAATCAAAAAGTAAACGGGTCAAAAAGTAAACGGGATCCCAATCCTGCTACCACCCGCAGCACTCCAAACTGATGGTGACCTAAAAAGCCCGGCCTGATGGTCGGGCTTTTTTTGTCTCTTATCGGAACCTGCTTATCGGAGCCCGTTCATCGGATTTTGCGTTTTCAGATCGGATTCTGCTTTTACAGAAGCGATCAAGCTGCTTGCTCGATCCTTGCTCGGAGGGCATCTCACCGGGACAACGTGTCCTCCTGCCGGGCACTTCGCGGGGATTTTGCCGCTGGATATCGCAATTCTGCAAGCAACAAACCGATAACCCCTGGGCGATTGCCAGTGTCTGACCGACAATACTTCTAAACAGAAAGCGGCGGTAAGTTCACCGTCGCCCCGGTTCCGACATTACTTTTTGGCTTGAATGACATGAGTCAACCTTTTGACGCCGATACGCCCAATATCGATGCTCCCGCAATTTCGCCTTTGACGACCGACCCGATTCCCGAGCCGTTTGAGGTCAAATTTGCCTCACGCGTCGACCGTCTGCCTCCTTACATGTTTGGGCGAATCAACAACTCGCTCTATCAAAAACGACGCGCCGGCGACGACGTGATCGATCTAGGTATGGGCAATCCCTCCGACCCGCCAGACCAGAGCGTGATCCAAAAACTGATCGACGCCGCGTCGGATCCTGGGAACCATGG from Novipirellula galeiformis includes these protein-coding regions:
- a CDS encoding esterase/lipase family protein: MVPPLILLALLCLASGCTSTRYVSSRSVRENPLTNSLKLVTFRGPEVSERTWHTLNRFGLADQYTQDHQKCFEQIRQAITHSPDSELVYALSELSYVEGKKAERSGDLLHALNHYGIALTNSYDYLFSEDLQITRNAFDPQFRAACDLYNESLEDTLRILCSEHRIEPGSTYTISTPDREFIVRTEMRGKWKPEEFDRYEFVSDFDIETLNNRHTTYGLGVPLIAVRKPAAKDDSRERYYPTGLSYAVSAMMRCSPGIGGRRVGESPTCVLEFFDPLEANQIEIAKQWVPLETDLTTPLAYFLDSPEFRKRNHATEGLLDPDGSQERRGVYMLEPYDPNRIPVLMVHGLWSSPLTWMDMFNDLRSFPEIRERYQFWFYLYPTGQPFWISAQQLRKDLAAMRESFDPGGRDRAVDQMVLVGHSMGGLVSRLQTMESGNDFWKIVSDHPADEMKGTQADRVKLVSTLFFKPNQSVGRVITIGTPHRGSDFSNDYTQWLARKFIKLPQMFVSTGQRLTRENPDFFRDTKLLTAVNAVDSLSPKSPIFPVMLRAKKSPNVKFHNIIGVLEKPSLLGPKSRKNDGVVEYASAHMDDVESEITVDAEHTQIHMTGKAIFEVRRILLEHLQEVDANDRIAIQPDEVMRPGMDAYRR
- a CDS encoding peptidylprolyl isomerase — protein: MPLSSHQLKPWMLSLLRVGLYLTLLLSVIPALFDQAATAQETANDVVAVVNADPITRKTLNEESLRRYGHDVLENMVNRHLIMQACKTHGIEVTSTEVREEIGRIASKFGLSMQSYLQLLQEERDIQPDQYSREIVWPMLALRRLVANRVQVSEEEFNQAFLSQFGEAVKCRLIMKASKADAESLRQQAIANPDRFAQLAKEHSEDESSASVGGLIPPIRRYTGDSRLEDAAFALQNNEVSPVLQLGDQWIVIQAVRRLPETTPSPQAMPSIREQINDRIRDKKMRGAATQLFAQLQSEAQVVMVFGDAEKTQQHPGVAAIINGQQVSLAAVAAECTKRHGTEVLEGEINRKLLAQALKKAKTEVTDADLQHEVQRAAGSFGFLTPQGQPDVDAWMASVTSDGTTTRDLYLRDAVWPSVALKKLVEDSVSLSDQDIQQGFESSYGPRVEVLAIVLSDQRTAQKVWEMARDNATDAFFGKLAEQYSVEPVSASNMGKVPPIRKHSGQPAIEREAFAMKPGDLSGIVVTGDKYIIMRCQGYTEPVVKKLEDVRSELVRDLSEKKLNMAMNIRFDELKSAAEIDNFFVATKALPRMATAPAEPIKK
- a CDS encoding carbon storage regulator encodes the protein MLVLTRKLDEKIQIGNDITITLIRVQGNTVRIGIDAPREIRVIRAELESHDAAEANVERPLSEREEAFAHPTLVTGRSKKHVVKKENVAASRESNANEVNRVGTLAESKVYMTRLPVAGNKVHKNVAPLAAFLQTDVNVGIAQ